tataagtggaagaaaAGTGTGTTCCACTTATGGCGATttctgctttacggcggtagcctggaacctaacctgccataagTGGTGCCCTGCTGTACATATATACgcacacatttttttttcaacacactggctgtctcttaccaaagtagggtgacctgaaaaggaagaaacactttcactatcattcactgtatcactgtcttgccagaagtgtgccaaTAAtatagttcagatgaccctccaaactgcaaatactatgtattttctatttttttattatattattaccaCTGATACTCAACTCATTCATTATCTTTTTCTTTTGACAGTTTGTATCATTCATCTTCTGGGCTTTGTATGCTTTTGACCGGGAGCTAATCTTCCCAGCATCCCTTGATGAATGGTTCCCTTCTTGGCTGAACCACATCATGCATACCTTGCCAGTCATTGGCACCATTCTAGAGATGTACATGGTATATCACTTTTATCTGAAAGGATGGAAACTCTATGTGCCTATACTTGTTGCTTACTTCCTCTACCTTTCCTGGTATGTATCATTATAGTTTTTAGTACATTTCtgtaaataaatggaatattaaaaTAGTCAATCTTTGAAATCTAGACTTCAACTCtagaattttaaatttaaatctaGAATTTAAACTTAAATTTAGAATTTTAAAATTTGGCACTTTAATGCTGTGATAATAATGTCTCTAGCATGAATTAAATAAAAGAGAGGATTATGTTAAAATAAATAGGCATAACACTCAATTTATTATAGTTAATATTTTATAGGGTTAAAATTGAATTACTGTACATTGTTGTTTCGAGAAAGGAGTTTTTGGTTGTCATGTAGAACTAATTTGTAGAGTTGTAAGATTGTCTTCCAAGGGAATGTAACTCAGGGTTGTGTGATTACATAAGAATGTAGTTTGTTGACAAAAATAAAGGATTAAGAAGACAGTATTTATCTGGTCTGGATATATTTTATAGTAAAACCTCAATATAATGGACCCATGTAATGGATTTCTGATATAAAGGACAAAATATTTGGCTGGACAAATGCTTGATGTAACAACATTTCTGCTGCATTGAGCTTTTTGTCTGTCTGTTAGCAGACAAATACATACAGTGGCCCAAGTCTGATCCATTAAGATTTTTTGTAAtagcagtagtgtgggagtgtccAATAGGCTCTCCATACAGCTGACTATTGCATGTGCATATGGCATTGCAGTACTGTGTATTTTCGTTTAATTGGACACCCCCTTTCCATTTATTTCTGTTATACTGAGGTCTTGCTATATAAAGGTTTAATTATCACAAAGATGTAATGCTTAGCAGTCTTAATCTTGTAGAAGTTAACTCACCTTTGCATGCATTTTATTTAATACCAAATCAGATATTATTAATAGTATAAGGAAACACCAAAGCCATAGGTGTCATACAGCCTcttgagaatgggaggtaatcaggtttgagccAAGGAAATGGTAGCTCCAgtcctttggatcaagagcccttcagcatcatAGCACCCTGTACAAGGGATACAATCAgtaactttaacccttaaactgtccaaatgtagatctacatttgctcACGTAgcactccgaatgtagatctccgctttttttttacattctttctcatggagaaaatcaaggtcggagcactatgcgtgcaaatgtagatctacatttggacagtttaagggttaaagaagtTGAGTGGTCATAATTTTACCTCAGAGCCTTTGTGGAGTACTTGGAGGGATGGAATGTCCAGtgaatacaattattattattataatcaaaaagaagcgctaagccacaagggctatacagcccagTGAATACAAACATGTATATATTTCATGGATGGTTAAAGTGCTCTTGGTGTCTATAATGAGTATTGTCTTATACGTAGTTGTAGAATTCTACAttattgcttttttttttgtatctacTTGGACATCTAGTAAGATTTGCTTTGATGTTTTATTTTTCAGTCTCTTAATAACAAGTACAATGGTAGGTTCATTTGTCTTGAAACTGACTAAGAATACTAAGCTTTATCCTCATGTAAAGAGTTTGGTAGTTTTTAGCCAACCATGAATAATTTTAAGAGCTTTGTTTGCATTAAATCCAAGGGTTGAAGAGATTTTTCATTAGCTAATTAAATATTTCCCAAAAGCATCTACAAATGGTTCATTATGATTTTTTTAATACCAAAGTCAGAGCATTTTTATCTAATTCCACTAACTTTGGTTCATAGAGACTCGGTACAAGAATAGCATAAAATTGGAAGACATTACTTTCAGAGTATTGTTCAGTATCACCCACGGTACAGAAGTTAAACCACTGTTAAATTCATAGTCCATACAATATACTTTTATGAGTAATGATTTTTTAAATGCTTGTTGAACATTATTTGTGTTATATTCACTTTTCAAAGGATTGCATAAATTTTTGCTGAAAAAATAATGGCAGTAATTAGGACGTGACAATAGAAATGCACATGGAGGCTGTGCATGATTTTATGAGATAAACTGAATCAAAATTAATCAGATGTACTTACTGCTCTCTTTCTCTGCCATCCACCAGGTTACCACTTATAATGCAGTGaaattttattgtattttttaatGATATTGCCAGCCATAAAGGAAATCAGTTAACAAGGGTTGGCAGTTAGCAAAAGGTTCAATATGAGTTTTATTGTAATAAGAGTACATTTTATTTCATTTTATTCATGAGGAAGCATATGTATGGGGGTTATATAAAAAGAAtaatttattataatcaagggagagtgctaaacccataggattatgcaaTGCCTgtgggggagatgtggaaggtattcaggcctaattcagggaaccagagcacagatccaattccctagatcaagagcccctcacccgtgtcaaggaaccttccttgaggggaaattattattattataatcaaaaagaagcgctaagccacaagggctatacagccttgAGGGGAAAGAATAATATAATCTTTAACTATTCATAGCATTTTTATGATATTTGGTactgatttatttttttttttttttttgcaggattTGTTACATTGCATATGCTGGTGGCATCTGGGTGTATCCAGTATTTGAAGTTCTGGACTTTACTGGAAGAACACTTTTCTTAGCTGCTCTTCTTTTACCaaatcttctttttgttttcttGGGTCAGAAGCTTCACCACAGGGTATGGGGTAAGTGCAGAATAGTAATTTTAGACTACAGTTAAAAATTGGAAAAATTTAAGATAACAGGTTGTGTAAATCGAGTTTCACTTTACTAATGAGACAAAGAACATGGCTCCATACTGTAAAATTATGGTTTGACAGTCTTTATCTACTAGATTATAAGCACTTCAGTCTAATTTGTTGTCCTACTAATTAATTTTTTTTGATAAGAGTCCTAAGCCACCAAACATAATACATGTATACAGCTTGGGTAATTATTGGTGGTACACAGTACCAAaaggttgatgaataagacacacttgcaacacttaTGTATCTTTATTGCCAAAAAGCTTTCCTAGTGCAGCAGGCTGCTGCAGCCAAATACAGGGGAATATAACACAGGAGACAGTAGAAGTaattgtgagcaaagtaacatttatgaaggggttcag
This genomic stretch from Cherax quadricarinatus isolate ZL_2023a chromosome 22, ASM3850222v1, whole genome shotgun sequence harbors:
- the LOC128689733 gene encoding androgen-induced gene 1 protein-like isoform X2, which gives rise to MEFWIKLMHSGVFVCYVYGLYYDVKPPAGSEYESVFWAMGGRFKYLTFIDALLQCGFFGLCVLNDFFGSNTMTLSRQSSLQKLRDWLFTSLVFPMGVFVSFIFWALYAFDRELIFPASLDEWFPSWLNHIMHTLPVIGTILEMYMVYHFYLKGWKLYVPILVAYFLYLSWICYIAYAGGIWVYPVFEVLDFTGRTLFLAALLLPNLLFVFLGQKLHHRVWGSPKEQTKRKGKKE
- the LOC128689733 gene encoding androgen-induced gene 1 protein-like isoform X3 produces the protein MCFSAKMSELLQCGFFGLCVLNDFFGSNTMTLSRQSSLQKLRDWLFTSLVFPMGVFVSFIFWALYAFDRELIFPASLDEWFPSWLNHIMHTLPVIGTILEMYMVYHFYLKGWKLYVPILVAYFLYLSWICYIAYAGGIWVYPVFEVLDFTGRTLFLAALLLPNLLFVFLGQKLHHRVWGSPKEQTKRKGKKE
- the LOC128689733 gene encoding androgen-induced gene 1 protein-like isoform X1 → MITCATLSHAVLFIFFLYGLYYDEYHNIPPAGSKTEQFRNNFGGRFKYLTHLDMLLQCGFFGLCVLNDFFGSNTMTLSRQSSLQKLRDWLFTSLVFPMGVFVSFIFWALYAFDRELIFPASLDEWFPSWLNHIMHTLPVIGTILEMYMVYHFYLKGWKLYVPILVAYFLYLSWICYIAYAGGIWVYPVFEVLDFTGRTLFLAALLLPNLLFVFLGQKLHHRVWGSPKEQTKRKGKKE